The Sphingopyxis fribergensis DNA segment GTTCTGCTGCGGACCTATGAGTGCTTCCCGCACGACCAATGGGACTCGGATTTCACCGCGATCGCCAGCGATGTGATCGCACGGCTCGGCGCCATGGGCGTGCGCCTGATCGGCACCGATGCGGCGTCGCTCGATCCCGAACAGTCGAAGACGCTCGACGCACATCAGGCGGTGAAGGCGGCGGATATGCGGATATTGGAGGGGCTGGTGCTCGATGACGTGCCGCCCGGCCGGTACGAACTCGTCGCGCTGCCGCTCCGCATCGTCGGCGCCGACGCCAGCCCAGTGCGCGCCATCTTGAGGGAAATCGCATGACCGACACGCTGCTTGCCACCGATGTGTCGGCGCTCGACGCCGCCGATCCGCTCGCGGCCTTCCGCGACCGCTTTCATCTCCGCGAAGGCCTGATCTATCTCGACGGCAATTCGCTCGGCGCGCTGCCGAAGGCGACGGGCGACCGGCTGACCGAAGTTATCGGCAGCGAATGGGGCGAGGGGCTGATCACCTCATGGCTCGGCGCCGAATGGTCGACCGCGCCGCGGCGCATCGGCGACAAGATCGGCCGACTGATTGGCGCGAACCCCGGCGAGATCGTCGCGACCGATTCGACTTCGGTGAATATCTTCAAGGCGTTGACGGCCGCGCTTTCGTTGCGACGCGAACGGACGTTGATCCTGTCGGAGGCGACGAACTTCCCGACCGACGTCTATATGATGCAGGGCATCGAGGCGTTTTCGGGCGGGCGCGTCAAAGCCGTGACGGTGGCGCCCGACGCGATCGTCGATGCGCTGACCGAGGATGTCGCGGTGCTGCTGCTGACGCAGGTTCACTACAAGTCTGGCCGCGTCCGCGACATGGCGGCGATTACGCAAGCTGCGCACGAGGTTGGCGCGCTCGTCGTATGGGATCTGAGCCACAGCGCGGGCGCCATTCCGGTCGATCTCAACGGCGCGAACGCCGATTTTGCGATCGGTTGCGGATACAAGTTCCTCAACGGCGGTCCCGGCGCGCCCGCCTATCTGTTCGCGGCCGCGCGGCACCATGCCGCCACGCCGGTGCTGTCGGGCTGGTTCGGCCATGCGCGGCCGTTCGAATTCGAGGAGGATTATGACCCCGCCGCGGGGATCGAGCGTTTCCAGTGCGGGACACCGCCGGTGCTCGGCCTGTCGGCGCTGGAAGTCGGCGTCGACCTGATGCTTGAAGCCGACATGGCCGAAATCCGCCGCAAGTCGCTCGCGCTCGGCGACCTGTTTATCGAGCTTATGCGGCCTCTGTGCGACACTTATGGCTTTGAACTGGTGAGCGCCCAAGGCCATGCCGAGCGCGGGAGTCAGGTCGGCTATGCGCACCGCCAAGGCTACCAGATCGTGCAGGCGCTCAAGGAATTTGACGTCATCGCCGACTTCCGCGCGCCCGACATTTTGCGTTTCGGGCTGACGCCGCTTTACCTGCGCTATCGTGACATCGTCGAAACCGTCGAGCGGCTCGAAAAAGTCTGCGCGACGCGCGCGTGGGATAAGCCGCAATATCACCTGCGGGCGGCGGTGACATGAGCGACGTGTCGGCACCTTTCCTACCCAGGTCGCGCGTTGCGGCGGTGCAGGCCGCGCCGGTCTTCCTCGACACCGCGCGCACGGTCGACAAGGCGTGCGCGCTGATCGCCGAGGCGGCGGGGAATGGCGCGCAGCTTGTCGCCTTCCCCGAAGTGTTCGTTTCCGCCTATCCCTATTGGAACTGGCTGATGACCCCGATCGAGGGCGCTGAGTGGCACGAGCGCCTCTATCGCGCGTCGCTGTTGATCGACGGGCCCGAGGTCGCCGCGCTGTGCAATGCCGCACGCGATCATGGCTGCACCGTTGTCATCGGGATCAACGAGCGCGATCCGGTCAGCGTCGGGACGCTCTATAACACCAACCTGATCATCGGCGCCGACGGCAGCCTGCTCGGGCGCCACCGCAAGCTGGTGCCGACCTGGGCCGAGAAGCTGACCTGGGCGGGCGGCGACGGCAGCTCGATCCGCGTCTATGACACGCCGGTCGGACCGCTTGGTACGCTCGCGTGCGGCGAGAATACCAACACGCTCGCGCGCTTCGCCTTGCTGTCGCAGGGCGAGCTGGTTCACGTCGCCAATTATATCGCGCTGCCCGTCGCGCCAGCGTCGTACAATATGGCCGAAGCGATCAAGATCCGCGCCACCGCGCACAGCTTCGAGGGCAAGGTCTTCACGATCGTCGCCTGTTCGGCGGTGAGCGAGGAGATCGTCGCCGCGATGTCGGAAGCGCGGCCGCAGAACCGCGAACTGCTCTCACGCCCGAACAGCGCCTGGTCGGGGGTGATCGACCCGCACGGCAATCTGGTCGGCGAGGCGCTGATCGACGCCGAAGGAATCGTCTATGCCGATATCGATCTTGGCGAGTGCATCCGGCCCAAGCTGATGCACGACATCATCGGCGGTTATAACCGCTTCGACATCTTCAACCTGACGGTCGACCGCACCCCCCGTGCGTCGGCGCTGTTCGTCGACGCGCCGCCGCCCGACGATCCCGACGAGGAGGCGCCCTGATGACAGGCAACACGACCATCGACCCGCGTGACGATGTACTCGGACGCGCGCGCGTTACCGATACGCCCGAACTGGAGGCTTTTTATCAGGAGCTTGCGGCGCGCAATGCGGGCGCTTTCTGGAAACGCGCCAATGCGATCGAGCCGTGGGAGCCCGAAACGCGCTATCGCCCGACGCTCTGGCGCTATGCCGAGATGCGCGACATGTGCTTGCGCGCGCTCGACCTGGTGAAGCCCGAGGAGGCGGGGCGCCGCGTTGTGACCCTGCTCAACGACAGCGACGCGGGGCGCGAGAATGTCGCGGTGTGCGGCTGGCTGTTCAGCGGGATGCAGGCGATGCGCCCTGGCGAGATCACGCCGGCGCACAAGCACACCGCGTCGGCGCACCGCTTCATCATGGAGGGGAAGGGTGCGTATACCGTCGTCGACGGGCACCACATCAGCTTGGGGGCCAATGACTATGTGCTGACGCCGGGCGGCTGCTGGCACGACCATGGCGTCGTCGCCGACGGCGAGGTGTCGATCTGGCAGGACGGGCTCGATATCCCGTTGATGAACAGCCTCGAGACCAATTTTTACGCCGTCTATGACCAGCCCGCACAGACGGCCGCCTTTCCGACCGACGACCTGCCGCTGAGCTATGGTGGCGCCGGGCTGCGGCCCGAAGGCGTGCCGGCGTGGGAGAAGCCCTATTCGCCGGTGATGGTCTATCGCTGGGAAGCGACGCGCGACGCGCTGTGGAATCTCGCCAAAGTGTCCGACGGCACGCCGTTCGACGGGCATATGGTGCGCTATTCGAACCCGCTGACCGGCGGCTGGGCGCTCCAGACGATGGGCGCGCATATGCAGATGCTGAAGCCCGGTTTTCGTGGGCATGCGCACCGCCACACCGGCAATGTCGTCTATAATGTCGCGGGCGGGCGCGGTTACTCGATCATCGGCGGCGCGCGTTTCGACTGGGAAACGCACGACATTTTCTGCGTCCCCGCCTGGATGTGGCACGAGCATGTCAATCTCGACGCGTCCGAAGAGGCGTTTCTTTTCTCGTTCAACGACTTTCCCGTGATGGAGGCGCTCGGCGTCCGGATCGAGGAACCCTATCCCGACCATGGCGGCCGCCAGCCCACATGATCAGTAACAGACAGGACATATAATGCGCTTGGTCACCTATCGCACGGCCGAAACCGAACCCCGGCTCGGCCTTCTCCACGATGGCCTCGTCATCGACGTCGAATATTTG contains these protein-coding regions:
- the kynB gene encoding arylformamidase, producing the protein MSRIWDISQPLHTAVPVWPGEPAFALHSHAVIGDGCPVNVGGMFTPLHAGTHGDAPLHYANDGASSADCELDAYIGPCVLLDVRHARGRVEIADIDWDAIEGSERVLLRTYECFPHDQWDSDFTAIASDVIARLGAMGVRLIGTDAASLDPEQSKTLDAHQAVKAADMRILEGLVLDDVPPGRYELVALPLRIVGADASPVRAILREIA
- the kynU gene encoding kynureninase, translating into MTDTLLATDVSALDAADPLAAFRDRFHLREGLIYLDGNSLGALPKATGDRLTEVIGSEWGEGLITSWLGAEWSTAPRRIGDKIGRLIGANPGEIVATDSTSVNIFKALTAALSLRRERTLILSEATNFPTDVYMMQGIEAFSGGRVKAVTVAPDAIVDALTEDVAVLLLTQVHYKSGRVRDMAAITQAAHEVGALVVWDLSHSAGAIPVDLNGANADFAIGCGYKFLNGGPGAPAYLFAAARHHAATPVLSGWFGHARPFEFEEDYDPAAGIERFQCGTPPVLGLSALEVGVDLMLEADMAEIRRKSLALGDLFIELMRPLCDTYGFELVSAQGHAERGSQVGYAHRQGYQIVQALKEFDVIADFRAPDILRFGLTPLYLRYRDIVETVERLEKVCATRAWDKPQYHLRAAVT
- a CDS encoding carbon-nitrogen hydrolase family protein, which gives rise to MSDVSAPFLPRSRVAAVQAAPVFLDTARTVDKACALIAEAAGNGAQLVAFPEVFVSAYPYWNWLMTPIEGAEWHERLYRASLLIDGPEVAALCNAARDHGCTVVIGINERDPVSVGTLYNTNLIIGADGSLLGRHRKLVPTWAEKLTWAGGDGSSIRVYDTPVGPLGTLACGENTNTLARFALLSQGELVHVANYIALPVAPASYNMAEAIKIRATAHSFEGKVFTIVACSAVSEEIVAAMSEARPQNRELLSRPNSAWSGVIDPHGNLVGEALIDAEGIVYADIDLGECIRPKLMHDIIGGYNRFDIFNLTVDRTPRASALFVDAPPPDDPDEEAP
- a CDS encoding cupin domain-containing protein translates to MTGNTTIDPRDDVLGRARVTDTPELEAFYQELAARNAGAFWKRANAIEPWEPETRYRPTLWRYAEMRDMCLRALDLVKPEEAGRRVVTLLNDSDAGRENVAVCGWLFSGMQAMRPGEITPAHKHTASAHRFIMEGKGAYTVVDGHHISLGANDYVLTPGGCWHDHGVVADGEVSIWQDGLDIPLMNSLETNFYAVYDQPAQTAAFPTDDLPLSYGGAGLRPEGVPAWEKPYSPVMVYRWEATRDALWNLAKVSDGTPFDGHMVRYSNPLTGGWALQTMGAHMQMLKPGFRGHAHRHTGNVVYNVAGGRGYSIIGGARFDWETHDIFCVPAWMWHEHVNLDASEEAFLFSFNDFPVMEALGVRIEEPYPDHGGRQPT